A part of Hydrogenobacter sp. T-8 genomic DNA contains:
- the trpC gene encoding indole-3-glycerol phosphate synthase TrpC — protein sequence MERIVENKKAEIGKDPDYIKALEERVSLRDSFFSFEKALCSCRTRIIAEVKRASPSEGKIKDISAGEQAKLYEKAGAVAISVLTDRKFFKGSLEDLYEVRQIVNLPLLRKDFILDPMQVLEAKAYGADIVLLIVRILEDRLLKDLLDYSKELGLSHLVEVFSLEEAERALKAGAYIIGINNRDLDTLKVDISLSERLAPKIKEMGAKFVIAESGIENREQVLRLENSGVDAFLVGTSLMKSQDPVKKLKELMGYNF from the coding sequence TTGGAAAGGATAGTTGAGAACAAAAAAGCTGAGATAGGGAAAGACCCAGATTACATAAAGGCTTTGGAGGAAAGGGTAAGCCTTAGGGACTCTTTCTTTTCCTTTGAAAAGGCTCTTTGTTCTTGCAGGACAAGGATTATAGCAGAGGTCAAGAGGGCTTCGCCTTCTGAGGGTAAAATAAAAGACATATCCGCAGGGGAACAAGCCAAACTATACGAAAAAGCAGGCGCGGTAGCCATATCCGTGCTTACAGATAGGAAGTTCTTTAAGGGCTCTCTTGAGGACTTGTATGAAGTCAGACAGATAGTAAACCTTCCCTTGCTTAGAAAGGACTTTATCCTTGACCCTATGCAGGTTCTTGAGGCAAAGGCTTATGGTGCGGATATAGTGCTTCTTATTGTTAGAATCTTGGAAGATAGGCTACTGAAAGACCTTTTGGATTACTCCAAAGAGCTGGGTCTTTCTCATCTTGTAGAGGTCTTTAGCCTTGAGGAAGCGGAGAGGGCTCTAAAAGCTGGTGCTTACATAATAGGCATAAACAACAGAGACCTTGATACTCTTAAGGTAGACATAAGCCTGTCTGAAAGGCTTGCACCAAAGATAAAGGAGATGGGAGCAAAGTTTGTGATAGCGGAGAGCGGTATAGAAAACCGTGAGCAGGTTTTAAGACTTGAAAACTCTGGAGTTGATGCTTTTCTTGTGGGGACGAGCCTTATGAAAAGCCAAGACCCTGTAAAAAAACTGAAGGAGCTAATGGGTTATAATTTTTAG
- a CDS encoding sulfurtransferase TusA family protein, whose translation MEVLKEKEEVLDLTGLMCPLPVVMTSEKMRKLKEGQKLIVISTDPGFERDILSWCGQTGNELVSLKKEDGKVVAVLRKGSQAIEPSLWYWVKFHSLGVKLHVRHILMSLNPFIKKPDHFITFTAISEGTRAEKFLGGRAKLIPIPDEIDPRCGVVLAVHGYKEAKEIYDQLQKEGFGVEAIYKKEGKKYRRVYP comes from the coding sequence ATGGAGGTCTTAAAGGAAAAGGAAGAGGTTCTTGACCTTACAGGGCTCATGTGCCCTTTGCCTGTGGTGATGACCTCGGAAAAAATGAGGAAGCTAAAGGAAGGTCAAAAACTCATTGTTATATCCACAGACCCAGGCTTTGAGAGGGATATACTAAGCTGGTGCGGTCAAACGGGTAATGAGCTTGTAAGTCTCAAGAAGGAAGATGGCAAAGTGGTTGCGGTCTTAAGAAAAGGCTCTCAAGCCATAGAACCCTCTCTATGGTATTGGGTCAAGTTCCACTCTCTGGGGGTCAAGCTACATGTAAGGCACATCCTTATGAGCTTAAATCCTTTTATCAAAAAACCCGACCACTTTATAACCTTTACCGCCATATCGGAAGGCACAAGGGCGGAGAAGTTTTTAGGTGGCAGAGCCAAGCTCATACCCATACCCGATGAGATTGACCCAAGATGCGGTGTAGTGCTTGCGGTTCATGGCTACAAGGAGGCAAAGGAGATATACGACCAACTACAAAAAGAAGGCTTTGGTGTGGAAGCTATATACAAGAAAGAAGGTAAGAAATACAGGAGGGTCTATCCATAG
- the pdxJ gene encoding pyridoxine 5'-phosphate synthase has translation MRLGVNIDHVATLRQARKTFEPSPLFAALIAQQAGAHQITLHLREDRRHVQEEDLELIKKAVHVPVNLEMAATDEMKAIALRVKPNRITLVPERREEITTEGGLNVVAMKDHLREYIKDFKESGIEVSLFIEPEESQVYASKEVGADAVELHTGRYANLFNSHKIEEAKREIQRLKEAGLKARSLGLRVYAGHGLTYKNTSLLVESLRDVVEELNVGHSIISNALLWGIERAVKEFLQLLRD, from the coding sequence ATGAGGCTCGGTGTAAACATAGACCATGTGGCAACCCTTAGGCAGGCAAGGAAAACCTTTGAGCCAAGCCCTCTTTTTGCAGCCTTGATTGCCCAGCAAGCAGGAGCACATCAAATAACCTTACATCTAAGAGAGGACAGAAGGCATGTGCAAGAAGAAGACTTGGAGCTTATAAAAAAGGCAGTGCATGTGCCAGTGAACCTTGAAATGGCAGCAACGGATGAGATGAAGGCTATAGCTCTGAGGGTTAAGCCCAACAGGATAACCCTTGTACCAGAAAGAAGAGAGGAAATAACCACAGAAGGCGGGCTAAACGTAGTTGCCATGAAAGACCATCTAAGGGAATATATAAAAGACTTCAAGGAATCTGGAATAGAGGTTTCCCTTTTTATAGAACCAGAAGAGTCCCAAGTATACGCAAGTAAGGAAGTGGGGGCTGACGCTGTGGAACTTCACACGGGGAGGTATGCAAACCTTTTCAACTCACACAAAATTGAGGAAGCAAAGAGGGAGATACAAAGACTAAAAGAGGCTGGTCTAAAGGCAAGGTCTCTAGGTCTAAGGGTTTACGCAGGGCATGGGCTTACATACAAAAACACTTCTTTACTTGTAGAATCCTTGAGGGATGTGGTAGAAGAGTTAAACGTAGGTCATTCTATAATCTCCAACGCACTTCTTTGGGGTATAGAAAGGGCTGTCAAGGAGTTCTTGCAACTACTTAGAGATTAG
- a CDS encoding mannose-1-phosphate guanylyltransferase/mannose-6-phosphate isomerase — MKVMILAGGSGTRLWPLSRENHPKQFLKLFDDISFLRMTYERALKLVDHRNILVITHKDYKHKVINDLYPYEGYTLLTEPCRKNTGPAIALGLLYMKEVLGVQEEEVIFTLASDQLIKPEDRFVEYLRFASSVAEDGYVVAFGIHPTRPEENFGYIKAGALLKEQGEIKAYRMERFIEKPKGELVQKLLEEGSYFWDSGNFVFSVRTAIEEFKLNAPEIYGVMSEGYETFLENYCGLPDIAFDYMEMEKTRRGAVVPMDIFWSDVGSFDGLYSVIEKNDRDNVCMGKSLCFDSENSLVYSTSKLVCLLDVNDIAVIENRDAILVMKRGSARKVRDLVKLLKEKGYKEAYFHVENSYEWGTELILETGQGYRISKLSILPGRSISNRMHMHHNRTWTVLKGTVRIKTSSKIGYYTAGDTAYAYKTSPYSIENVGFVVAELLEIRMGEYLGDDDIILIEGQS; from the coding sequence ATGAAGGTTATGATACTGGCAGGTGGTAGTGGCACAAGGCTTTGGCCTCTATCAAGAGAAAACCATCCAAAGCAGTTTTTAAAGCTATTTGATGATATTTCCTTCTTGAGAATGACCTACGAAAGAGCTCTAAAGCTGGTAGACCACAGGAATATACTTGTAATAACACATAAAGATTATAAGCATAAGGTCATAAATGACCTTTATCCTTATGAGGGGTATACACTTCTTACAGAGCCTTGTAGAAAAAACACAGGTCCAGCCATAGCCCTGGGCTTGCTATACATGAAAGAGGTTTTGGGTGTGCAGGAAGAGGAGGTAATTTTTACGCTTGCCTCTGACCAGCTTATAAAACCAGAGGACAGGTTTGTGGAGTATCTGAGGTTTGCCAGCAGTGTCGCTGAGGATGGGTACGTGGTAGCCTTTGGCATTCATCCTACCAGACCAGAAGAGAACTTTGGATACATAAAGGCGGGTGCTTTACTTAAAGAGCAGGGTGAGATAAAAGCCTATAGGATGGAAAGGTTTATAGAGAAACCCAAGGGTGAATTGGTTCAAAAATTATTGGAGGAAGGGTCTTACTTTTGGGACTCAGGAAACTTTGTCTTTAGCGTCCGCACTGCCATTGAAGAGTTTAAGTTAAATGCTCCAGAGATTTACGGAGTGATGTCTGAGGGTTATGAAACTTTTCTTGAAAACTACTGTGGACTTCCTGATATAGCCTTTGACTACATGGAGATGGAAAAGACACGAAGGGGTGCTGTGGTTCCTATGGATATATTTTGGAGTGATGTGGGTTCTTTTGATGGTCTTTATTCTGTTATAGAAAAGAATGATAGAGACAACGTGTGCATGGGTAAGAGTCTATGCTTTGATAGTGAAAATTCCTTAGTCTATAGCACCAGTAAGTTAGTATGTCTTTTAGATGTAAATGATATTGCGGTAATAGAAAATAGGGATGCGATTCTTGTGATGAAAAGGGGAAGTGCTAGAAAAGTAAGGGATTTAGTAAAACTTCTAAAGGAGAAAGGTTATAAGGAAGCCTACTTCCATGTTGAAAATAGCTACGAGTGGGGAACAGAGCTAATCTTGGAGACGGGACAAGGCTATAGAATAAGTAAGTTAAGTATACTTCCTGGAAGGTCCATAAGTAATCGTATGCACATGCACCATAACAGAACCTGGACAGTTCTGAAAGGGACTGTTCGTATAAAGACCAGTTCAAAAATTGGCTATTACACAGCTGGTGATACTGCTTACGCTTATAAGACAAGCCCTTACAGTATTGAGAATGTGGGGTTTGTAGTAGCAGAACTTTTAGAAATAAGGATGGGCGAGTATTTAGGGGATGATGATATAATCCTCATAGAAGGGCAGTCATGA
- a CDS encoding glycosyltransferase family 2 protein — translation MAEGWEMHMASSSIYGIASKRSLIGSILVEKGYITEEQLKEALEYQEKSGGRLGWILASLGYIRRIDLYRALAEHFNLPFLLGTEKILMQINAEFIKGFEVQELIRYEVIPANLDKYTNTVKLFVSNPGSIELDEFINRHFSGYKTELVVITDLDLIKTLEYIYKDLLIDKAIKGLFYLSPEYSASLVFSKMQVLFMGFVLFSVLIGLYINAVFTLITIIGIAQVFYLLSIGFKLVVSIAGAKSEMEQFITEEEVKALKDDELPVYTILVPVYKEPEVVGILMEGLKKMDYPQDKLDVILLLEEDDTETLKAAKDHRPPANWRFIIVPNSIPKTKPKACNYGLFFAKGKYLTIYDAEDIPEPDQLKKAVIAFRKAGKDYICFQAALNYFNKDENFLTKMFTLEYSYWFDYLLPGLFNLKLPIPLGGTSNHFDVEKLREIGAWDPFNTTEDADLGVRGFGKGYKVGIINSTTYEEANAKLKNWIRQRSRWIKGYMQTFLVHSRNLKRLYKTVGFKGMLSFLFLIGGTPLTFLMNPIMWFMFLIWLITQTKTYEPIFPPLLLHVSLFNLLIGNFIGIYLNMIAVFKRGYYELLPYAFLNPIYWILHSIASYKALYELFTKPFYWQKTQHGITKYKPPVVGS, via the coding sequence ATGGCAGAAGGGTGGGAGATGCACATGGCTTCTTCTTCAATTTATGGTATAGCTTCTAAAAGAAGCTTGATCGGTAGTATATTAGTTGAAAAAGGTTATATCACAGAAGAGCAACTTAAAGAAGCTCTTGAATATCAGGAAAAAAGCGGTGGGAGGTTAGGATGGATACTTGCCTCTCTTGGTTATATTAGGAGAATTGACCTTTATAGGGCACTTGCAGAACATTTTAACCTTCCTTTCTTACTGGGAACAGAAAAGATTCTTATGCAAATTAACGCTGAATTTATTAAGGGTTTTGAAGTTCAAGAACTTATAAGATATGAGGTTATACCCGCAAATTTAGATAAATATACAAATACTGTAAAACTTTTTGTGTCAAACCCTGGAAGTATTGAGCTTGATGAGTTTATAAACAGGCACTTTAGTGGATACAAGACAGAGTTAGTGGTTATAACTGACCTTGACCTTATAAAAACTCTTGAATATATCTATAAGGATTTGCTAATAGACAAGGCGATTAAGGGGTTATTTTATTTATCTCCTGAGTATTCTGCATCTTTAGTTTTTTCAAAAATGCAGGTTCTCTTTATGGGTTTTGTGCTTTTTTCAGTGTTAATTGGACTTTATATAAATGCTGTATTTACTCTTATAACTATTATAGGAATAGCACAAGTTTTTTACCTTCTTTCTATAGGATTCAAACTTGTCGTTAGTATAGCGGGGGCAAAAAGTGAAATGGAGCAGTTCATAACAGAAGAAGAGGTTAAAGCTTTGAAGGATGATGAATTGCCTGTATATACGATACTTGTTCCTGTATACAAAGAACCTGAAGTTGTCGGCATACTGATGGAAGGTTTAAAAAAGATGGACTACCCCCAGGATAAACTGGATGTTATTCTGCTTCTTGAGGAGGATGATACAGAAACATTAAAGGCTGCAAAAGACCACAGACCACCAGCCAACTGGCGTTTTATTATAGTACCCAACAGTATTCCCAAAACAAAACCAAAGGCGTGTAATTACGGTTTGTTTTTTGCCAAAGGGAAATATCTAACCATATACGATGCGGAGGACATACCTGAGCCGGACCAACTAAAAAAGGCAGTTATAGCCTTTAGAAAGGCTGGCAAAGATTACATATGTTTTCAGGCAGCACTAAACTACTTTAACAAGGATGAAAACTTTCTTACAAAGATGTTTACTCTTGAGTATTCTTACTGGTTTGACTATCTATTACCTGGTCTTTTCAACCTTAAACTACCCATTCCTCTTGGAGGCACAAGCAACCACTTTGATGTGGAAAAGCTTCGTGAGATAGGCGCGTGGGATCCCTTTAACACCACAGAAGATGCAGACCTTGGGGTCAGAGGCTTTGGGAAAGGATACAAAGTAGGCATAATTAACTCCACGACCTATGAGGAGGCAAACGCAAAATTAAAAAACTGGATAAGACAGAGGTCAAGATGGATTAAAGGATACATGCAGACCTTTTTAGTGCACTCAAGAAACCTAAAAAGACTTTACAAAACCGTCGGATTTAAGGGAATGTTATCTTTCCTATTTCTAATAGGAGGGACTCCTCTTACATTTCTGATGAACCCTATAATGTGGTTTATGTTTTTAATATGGCTTATAACTCAAACAAAGACTTATGAACCAATATTCCCTCCATTATTGCTACATGTATCTTTATTTAATCTCCTAATAGGTAATTTTATAGGCATTTACCTAAATATGATTGCAGTTTTCAAAAGAGGCTATTACGAACTACTTCCTTACGCTTTTTTAAATCCAATATATTGGATACTTCATTCTATAGCTTCATATAAAGCACTATATGAATTGTTTACAAAGCCCTTCTACTGGCAAAAGACACAACATGGCATAACCAAATACAAACCACCGGTAGTTGGCTCATGA
- a CDS encoding cellulose biosynthesis cyclic di-GMP-binding regulatory protein BcsB encodes MKSNIRISYIKLAIFLLIFVSVAKVNAGGFQRNLPSVDEVFSDTQPRGEQRVKDISQRRIHTKSEVNTLDKTSSKIQNKKYETKQTPETSYKVVQYTFKEINLLKEDMVLRGISPAYDFYIPLYNNLVRANINLKLTIPTYLRKDSSVSILVDDVPQYTITMQNSGQPINLEIRPRRGRDFIKVSIRGNLRLSNNICEDVFSDKPYLIIHADSTVTFSYKPAEDIRTFLMDYERQFCIEDRELLPLVYYISKVRAILPVFNWGISDNCQKIIKMSKDNTKLEGNTLYVNKLLLEAIQYGYEPFIFGKSIQVEQAKKRKTPKYKEFSLKELGIKTATIKGMSNISFHIPFNLASFGGIPDTLYFRLNFAHTPAHQKDKMELRVYLNDTLIKTLPLESHGTKGIDIKIPSQELSYGHNSLVVNLVNFTSSDNCFGAVAQSVLTVFDNSYFYWNSVNKRVKTIADFFKMINGRVGLRIEDNKLLPLAVRILNMLPEVNKSIGTVEFIEKEDENYDYILSFVKPDSNKGLFEVYDPVEKRVVFSAKYELPFVYLVLKDLSTPELKVSLYGNPDVPALAHMYSIEDYLNLYGNVAVISESYFASFEIGDKLRLRYERERGIGYYWMKYRLLIIILLSIPVLYLLMHTYRKLTRRTV; translated from the coding sequence ATGAAATCAAATATAAGAATAAGCTATATAAAACTGGCTATTTTTCTACTTATTTTTGTCTCTGTAGCGAAAGTGAATGCTGGTGGTTTTCAAAGAAATCTTCCTAGTGTAGATGAAGTGTTTTCTGATACACAACCAAGGGGAGAGCAAAGGGTTAAAGATATCTCTCAAAGAAGAATCCATACAAAATCAGAGGTTAATACATTGGATAAAACCTCGTCAAAAATACAAAATAAAAAGTATGAAACAAAACAAACGCCGGAAACCTCATATAAAGTAGTGCAGTATACTTTCAAGGAAATAAATCTTCTAAAAGAAGATATGGTTTTAAGGGGTATTAGCCCAGCTTATGATTTTTACATACCCCTCTATAACAACCTAGTCAGAGCAAACATAAATCTAAAACTTACTATTCCAACATACTTAAGAAAAGACTCATCCGTAAGTATACTCGTAGATGATGTGCCTCAGTATACTATAACCATGCAAAACTCTGGTCAGCCAATAAATCTTGAGATAAGACCAAGAAGAGGTAGAGATTTTATAAAGGTCTCAATAAGAGGAAATCTAAGACTTTCAAACAACATATGTGAAGATGTTTTCTCTGATAAGCCTTATCTTATAATACATGCGGACAGCACCGTTACTTTTTCGTATAAACCAGCGGAGGATATAAGGACATTTCTGATGGATTACGAAAGACAATTTTGTATAGAAGACCGCGAGCTCTTACCATTAGTATACTACATATCCAAGGTCAGAGCCATTTTGCCTGTTTTCAACTGGGGAATAAGTGATAATTGTCAAAAGATAATAAAAATGTCTAAAGACAATACAAAACTTGAAGGTAATACCTTGTATGTCAATAAGCTTTTACTGGAAGCTATACAATATGGCTACGAACCATTTATCTTTGGTAAATCAATCCAAGTAGAACAAGCAAAGAAGAGGAAAACACCCAAATACAAGGAGTTTTCTCTCAAAGAGCTTGGTATTAAAACTGCTACTATAAAAGGTATGTCAAACATTTCCTTCCACATACCTTTCAACTTGGCTTCTTTCGGTGGAATACCAGATACGCTATACTTTAGGCTTAATTTTGCCCACACCCCGGCACACCAAAAAGATAAAATGGAACTGAGAGTATACTTGAACGACACACTTATAAAAACACTTCCTCTTGAAAGTCATGGAACAAAGGGCATTGATATAAAAATACCATCTCAGGAACTTTCATACGGTCATAACAGCCTTGTGGTCAACTTAGTCAATTTCACCTCCTCGGACAACTGTTTTGGTGCAGTGGCGCAATCTGTGCTGACTGTTTTTGACAATTCATACTTTTACTGGAATAGTGTTAACAAAAGGGTAAAAACAATAGCGGACTTCTTTAAGATGATTAACGGAAGGGTGGGATTGAGAATAGAAGATAACAAATTGCTACCACTTGCAGTTAGGATTCTAAATATGCTTCCAGAGGTAAATAAAAGTATAGGCACAGTTGAGTTTATAGAGAAAGAAGATGAGAATTATGATTATATTCTCAGCTTTGTTAAGCCAGATTCTAATAAGGGACTTTTTGAAGTTTATGACCCTGTAGAAAAAAGGGTTGTGTTCTCCGCAAAATACGAGTTGCCCTTTGTTTATTTGGTGCTAAAGGATCTTTCTACTCCAGAGCTAAAGGTAAGCCTTTATGGTAATCCAGATGTTCCAGCTTTAGCCCATATGTATTCTATAGAAGATTATTTGAACCTATACGGTAATGTGGCGGTGATATCAGAAAGCTATTTTGCATCTTTTGAGATTGGAGATAAACTAAGATTGAGATACGAAAGGGAGAGGGGAATAGGTTATTATTGGATGAAGTATAGATTGCTTATAATAATACTCCTCTCTATACCTGTGCTTTACCTTCTAATGCATACCTATAGGAAACTAACAAGGAGGACAGTATGA
- a CDS encoding archease, whose protein sequence is MSFYETIDRITADAGIRVWAKSLEELLCKSILATFNEITPIESIPQREERVIEVNSELPFLLADLINESIVLHEAELFVASRCEPLEVREDYARLKLIGDRFDPQKNEPKLVIKAATYHDLKVERQGDLWVAEVIFDI, encoded by the coding sequence ATGAGCTTTTACGAGACCATAGACCGTATAACTGCGGATGCGGGCATAAGAGTATGGGCTAAAAGCCTTGAGGAGCTTCTATGCAAAAGCATACTGGCAACTTTTAACGAAATAACGCCTATAGAATCCATACCACAAAGAGAGGAAAGGGTCATAGAAGTAAACTCAGAGCTCCCCTTTTTGCTTGCAGACCTAATAAACGAATCAATTGTCCTGCACGAAGCGGAGCTGTTTGTAGCGTCAAGGTGTGAGCCATTGGAGGTCAGAGAAGACTATGCAAGGTTAAAACTCATTGGAGACAGGTTTGACCCACAGAAAAACGAGCCAAAGCTGGTAATAAAAGCGGCTACTTACCATGACCTCAAAGTGGAAAGGCAAGGAGACCTTTGGGTTGCGGAGGTTATATTTGATATATGA
- the dapB gene encoding 4-hydroxy-tetrahydrodipicolinate reductase, with translation MTKAVVCGALGRMGKSILRLSLEYSDFQVVGGVEHPDCIRSHDLGEASGIEELKGLPLTSRLEDVLGLCDVVIEFSGNTTAAVSHGKLSALAGKGVVIGTTGFKEQELEELKSYSEHAPILVSPNMSLGVNLLFRLVEIASNVLRGRGFDAEVLEIHHRYKKDAPSGTALKLEEILLRTMNLQKKVHCRDGIAPRELEEVGVMSLRGGDVVGEHTVYFFGFGERLELTHRASSRDIFAKGAIEAARWIRGKKPGWYSMFDVLGL, from the coding sequence ATGACAAAGGCGGTAGTCTGTGGTGCCCTTGGTAGGATGGGTAAAAGCATCCTAAGGCTCTCCCTTGAGTATTCTGACTTTCAAGTAGTTGGAGGAGTGGAGCATCCAGACTGTATAAGGTCTCATGACCTTGGTGAAGCCTCTGGTATAGAAGAGCTAAAGGGTCTTCCTCTCACTTCAAGGCTTGAAGATGTCCTCGGTCTTTGTGATGTGGTTATAGAATTTTCAGGCAATACTACTGCAGCGGTTTCTCATGGAAAACTTTCCGCCCTTGCAGGAAAGGGTGTGGTAATTGGAACTACTGGCTTTAAGGAACAAGAACTAGAAGAACTAAAATCCTACTCAGAGCATGCTCCCATACTTGTCTCACCTAACATGAGCTTGGGTGTGAACCTGCTTTTTAGGCTTGTGGAAATAGCAAGCAATGTCCTAAGGGGCAGAGGCTTTGATGCAGAGGTGCTTGAAATTCATCACAGATACAAAAAGGATGCACCAAGCGGAACCGCACTAAAACTTGAAGAGATACTCCTACGGACTATGAACCTACAAAAGAAAGTCCATTGCAGAGATGGAATTGCACCAAGGGAGTTAGAAGAGGTGGGGGTTATGTCCCTGAGGGGTGGAGATGTGGTGGGTGAGCATACCGTCTACTTTTTTGGTTTTGGAGAAAGGCTTGAACTTACCCACAGGGCAAGCTCAAGGGATATATTTGCCAAAGGTGCAATAGAGGCAGCAAGATGGATAAGGGGCAAAAAGCCTGGTTGGTATTCCATGTTTGATGTTTTGGGGCTATGA
- the leuS gene encoding leucine--tRNA ligase, translating to MDYKPQEIESKWQRVWEEQGIFKAREEGKKLYVLEMFPYPSGRIHMGHVRNYTIGDVIARFMRFKGYSVLHPMGWDAFGLPAENAAIKHGVHPASWTYENIAYMKRQLKSLGFSYDWDREIATCDPEYYRWNQWIFLKFFEHGLAYRKSAEVNWCPNDETVLANEQVIEGRCWRCGTPIVRREVPSWYLNITAYAERLLEDLKELEGKWPERVIAQQRNWIGRSEGAILKFFVEDISIEVFTTRPDTVFGATFVVLAPEHPLTLELAKRGNFSEVKSFVERMKQKSTRERGIEEEKEGVFLGVYAVNPATGEKIPVWTANYVLYEYGTGAIMCVPAHDQRDYEFAIKYGLPIRYVVKPLEGEFPKDRAYEEPGILINSGQFNGIKSTEAKKAITQWLKERGLGDFKITYRLRDWNISRQRYWGTPIPIVYCDHCGIVPVPEDQLPVLLPQRVEITGHGNPLEKVPEFVNTTCPKCGRPAKRETDTMDTFFDSSWYFLRFCDPKNSEKPFSPERVEFWMPVDLYIGGIEHAVLHLLYARFFQKFLYDLGLVKDKEPFLRLITQGMVLKRWVSVERYLEYLEEKYGVQSLLEEDVEKLKELMERDMGSKS from the coding sequence ATGGACTACAAGCCTCAGGAAATAGAGTCAAAGTGGCAAAGAGTTTGGGAAGAGCAAGGTATTTTCAAAGCAAGGGAAGAGGGCAAAAAACTCTATGTGCTTGAGATGTTTCCTTATCCTTCTGGCAGGATACATATGGGACATGTGAGGAACTACACTATAGGAGATGTCATAGCAAGGTTTATGAGGTTTAAAGGCTACTCGGTGCTTCATCCTATGGGATGGGATGCCTTTGGATTGCCTGCGGAGAACGCTGCCATAAAGCATGGAGTCCACCCTGCCAGCTGGACCTACGAAAACATAGCCTATATGAAAAGGCAGTTAAAGAGCCTTGGCTTTTCCTACGATTGGGATAGGGAGATAGCCACCTGCGACCCTGAGTATTATCGTTGGAATCAGTGGATTTTTCTCAAGTTTTTTGAGCATGGCTTAGCCTACAGGAAGTCCGCAGAGGTAAACTGGTGTCCTAACGATGAAACGGTGCTTGCCAATGAGCAGGTTATAGAGGGAAGATGCTGGAGGTGTGGCACGCCCATAGTAAGAAGGGAAGTGCCCTCTTGGTATTTGAATATAACCGCCTATGCGGAGAGGCTTTTGGAAGACCTCAAGGAGCTTGAAGGCAAGTGGCCAGAAAGGGTTATAGCACAGCAAAGAAACTGGATAGGAAGGTCAGAGGGTGCTATCCTTAAATTCTTTGTGGAAGATATATCCATAGAGGTTTTTACCACAAGACCAGACACGGTCTTTGGTGCTACCTTTGTAGTGCTTGCACCAGAGCATCCTCTTACCCTTGAATTGGCAAAGAGAGGAAACTTCTCAGAGGTCAAGAGCTTTGTGGAGCGTATGAAACAAAAATCCACAAGGGAAAGGGGAATAGAGGAAGAAAAGGAAGGTGTGTTTCTTGGAGTTTATGCGGTAAACCCTGCTACGGGAGAGAAGATACCCGTCTGGACCGCCAACTATGTGCTTTATGAGTATGGCACGGGTGCCATAATGTGCGTGCCAGCTCATGACCAAAGGGACTACGAATTTGCCATAAAATATGGACTACCCATAAGGTATGTGGTTAAACCTTTGGAGGGAGAGTTTCCAAAGGACAGAGCCTACGAAGAGCCGGGTATTCTCATAAACTCTGGACAGTTTAATGGTATAAAGTCCACAGAGGCAAAGAAAGCCATAACCCAGTGGCTTAAGGAAAGGGGTCTTGGAGACTTTAAAATAACCTACAGACTAAGGGACTGGAACATTTCAAGACAGAGATACTGGGGCACGCCTATACCCATAGTTTACTGCGACCACTGTGGAATAGTGCCAGTCCCAGAGGACCAACTTCCCGTGCTTTTACCTCAAAGGGTGGAGATAACGGGTCATGGAAACCCTCTTGAAAAAGTCCCAGAGTTTGTCAACACCACCTGCCCCAAGTGTGGAAGACCTGCAAAAAGAGAGACGGATACAATGGATACCTTCTTTGACTCAAGCTGGTATTTCTTACGCTTTTGCGACCCCAAAAACTCAGAAAAGCCCTTCTCTCCAGAAAGGGTGGAGTTCTGGATGCCCGTAGACTTATACATAGGCGGTATAGAGCATGCGGTCTTGCACCTTCTTTATGCGAGGTTTTTCCAAAAGTTCCTTTATGACCTTGGATTGGTAAAGGACAAAGAGCCCTTCCTTAGGCTTATTACTCAAGGTATGGTGCTAAAAAGGTGGGTAAGCGTGGAGAGGTATTTGGAGTATTTGGAAGAAAAGTATGGAGTGCAAAGCCTTTTGGAAGAGGACGTGGAAAAGCTAAAAGAGTTAATGGAAAGGGATATGGGTTCAAAGAGCTAA